The Streptomyces sp. NBC_00691 genome has a segment encoding these proteins:
- a CDS encoding glycosyltransferase family 87 protein — MPRTHHAVVLTALPLLALTAALVVLLDGDARGGGFLAGYAVAWALFAAAVVALRHAPARAVVPLILAGAVAVTATGLVAAPRTSTDAYRYAWDGRVQAAGISPYDHAPADPALVGLRDGWLFPDGTTCGRTGTNGTGAGTGTGTGSGSGEVADLSPLGDGGCTRINRPTVHTIYPPTAEAWFLLVHALSPPDVRHKGLQTGAALLSLAVTGMLVLALRRRGDPRGAALWAWCPAVPVEAVDNAHVDVLAVLLSVAALLVVARRRVTGGVLLGLAISAKLLPAVLLPGALSGVRRPRTALAVLVPVVTTVGALYLPYVLLSEGSVLGYLGGYAQEEGYDDAGAGGRYLLLRLVLPDTWALPVVALVMTAVSVAVWWRGDPGRPWRGALLTTGTAFLLLTPGYSWYALLLVALVALDGRWEWLGVALAGAVAYLVGGDAATAAYAAATLGALGGAWARGRLREGGGPARGGHGPDRAQGRGDDHGARASVRPPA; from the coding sequence ATGCCCCGCACCCACCACGCCGTCGTCCTCACCGCGCTGCCGCTCCTCGCCCTCACCGCCGCGCTCGTCGTCCTGCTCGACGGGGACGCGCGCGGCGGCGGCTTCCTCGCCGGATACGCGGTGGCCTGGGCGCTGTTCGCGGCCGCCGTCGTCGCCCTGCGCCACGCGCCCGCCCGGGCGGTGGTCCCGCTGATCCTCGCCGGGGCGGTCGCGGTCACCGCCACCGGGCTCGTGGCGGCACCGCGTACGAGCACGGACGCGTACCGGTACGCGTGGGACGGCCGGGTGCAGGCCGCCGGCATCTCGCCGTACGACCACGCACCCGCCGACCCGGCGCTCGTCGGTCTGCGTGACGGATGGCTGTTCCCGGACGGCACGACGTGCGGGCGGACCGGCACGAACGGCACGGGGGCGGGCACGGGCACGGGAACAGGGTCCGGCTCCGGCGAAGTGGCCGACCTCTCCCCCCTCGGCGACGGCGGCTGCACCCGTATCAACCGCCCCACCGTCCACACCATCTACCCACCCACCGCCGAGGCCTGGTTCCTCCTGGTCCACGCCCTCTCTCCGCCGGACGTCCGCCACAAGGGCCTCCAGACAGGCGCCGCCCTGCTCTCCCTGGCCGTCACCGGCATGCTGGTCCTGGCCCTGCGCCGCCGGGGCGACCCTCGCGGGGCCGCTCTCTGGGCCTGGTGCCCGGCCGTCCCCGTCGAGGCCGTCGACAACGCCCATGTCGACGTCCTCGCCGTCCTCCTCTCGGTGGCCGCGCTCCTCGTCGTGGCGCGCCGCCGTGTCACCGGCGGTGTGCTGCTCGGCCTCGCGATCTCCGCGAAACTGCTGCCCGCCGTGCTGCTGCCCGGCGCGCTGTCCGGCGTGCGGCGGCCGCGTACGGCCCTGGCGGTGCTCGTACCGGTGGTGACCACGGTCGGAGCGCTGTACCTGCCGTACGTCCTGCTGTCCGAGGGCTCCGTCCTCGGGTATCTGGGCGGCTACGCGCAGGAGGAGGGGTACGACGACGCGGGCGCGGGCGGACGGTACCTGCTGCTCCGGCTCGTCCTGCCGGACACGTGGGCGCTCCCGGTCGTGGCGCTCGTGATGACGGCTGTCTCGGTGGCGGTCTGGTGGCGCGGCGACCCCGGGCGACCCTGGCGCGGCGCCCTGCTGACCACGGGCACGGCCTTCCTCCTGCTCACCCCCGGCTACTCCTGGTACGCCCTGCTCCTGGTCGCCCTGGTGGCGCTCGACGGCCGGTGGGAGTGGCTCGGCGTCGCACTCGCCGGAGCGGTCGCCTACCTGGTGGGCGGCGACGCGGCCACGGCCGCGTACGCGGCGGCGACGCTCGGTGCGCTGGGCGGGGCATGGGCACGGGGGCGGCTCCGCGAGGGCGGTGGCCCGGCTCGTGGCGGCCACGGCCCGGACCGCGCACAGGGACGCGGAGACGACCATGGGGCCCGTGCGTCCGTCCGGCCCCCGGCGTGA
- a CDS encoding RrF2 family transcriptional regulator, translating to MKLSGGVEWALHCCVVLTAASRPVPAARLAQLHDVSPSYLAKQMQALSRAGLVRSVQGKTGGYVLTREAAEITLLDVVQAVDGPDPAFVCTEIRQRGPLATPPEKCARACPIARAMGAAEAAWRASLAGTTIADLVVTVEDESGPEALPGIGTWLTAGTDATASTG from the coding sequence ATGAAACTGTCCGGTGGCGTGGAGTGGGCGCTCCACTGCTGTGTGGTGCTCACGGCCGCGAGCCGGCCGGTGCCGGCGGCCCGCCTCGCGCAGTTGCACGACGTGTCGCCGAGCTACCTGGCCAAGCAGATGCAGGCGCTGTCCCGGGCCGGTCTCGTGCGCTCCGTCCAGGGGAAGACCGGTGGATACGTGCTGACCCGGGAGGCCGCCGAGATCACCCTGCTCGACGTCGTGCAGGCCGTCGACGGGCCCGATCCGGCGTTCGTCTGCACCGAGATCCGGCAGCGCGGACCGCTGGCGACCCCTCCCGAGAAGTGCGCGAGGGCCTGCCCGATCGCCCGCGCGATGGGGGCCGCGGAAGCCGCGTGGAGGGCCTCGCTCGCGGGCACCACGATCGCCGATCTGGTCGTGACGGTGGAGGACGAGAGCGGCCCGGAGGCGCTCCCGGGAATCGGCACCTGGCTGACGGCCGGCACGGACGCGACCGCGAGCACGGGCTGA
- a CDS encoding sensor histidine kinase, translating into MKDVLLIAVFALAGAVGAGLAGAVVLRLVRHRSVVVSLTVVAAVTVTAMLAGTLAVARAMFLSRHDLWVVTVVIAMAALVSLGTALVLGRWVVTRSRALARAARDFGDGGSFSAPDGAATAELAALTRELAATSAKLDASRRRERSLEASRRELVAWISHDLRTPLAGLRAMAEALEDGMAADPGRYHRQIRTEVERLTDMVTDLFELSRIHAGALTLSPSRLSVYDLVGDALSGADPLARESGVRLVGEAVEAVPVEVDGKEMTRVLANLLVNAIRHTPADGTVAVAAERRADAVVLSVTDGCGGIPEADLLRVFDTGWRGTEARTPPAGAGDAPAAGAGLGLAIVRGIVEAHAGRTEVRNVPGGCRFEVTLPAAAG; encoded by the coding sequence GTGAAGGACGTCCTGCTCATCGCCGTGTTCGCCCTCGCGGGAGCCGTCGGCGCCGGCCTGGCGGGAGCGGTGGTGCTGCGACTCGTCCGGCACCGCTCGGTCGTCGTGTCGCTGACCGTCGTCGCCGCCGTCACCGTGACCGCGATGCTCGCAGGCACCCTCGCCGTCGCCCGCGCGATGTTCCTCTCCCGGCACGACCTGTGGGTCGTGACCGTCGTCATCGCGATGGCGGCCCTCGTCTCGCTCGGCACCGCCCTCGTCCTCGGCCGGTGGGTGGTGACCCGCAGCCGGGCGCTGGCCCGCGCCGCGCGGGACTTCGGCGACGGCGGGAGCTTCTCGGCCCCCGACGGCGCGGCCACCGCCGAACTCGCCGCCCTCACCCGCGAACTGGCCGCCACCAGCGCCAAGCTCGATGCCTCCCGGCGTCGCGAGCGCTCCCTCGAAGCCTCGCGCCGGGAGCTGGTCGCCTGGATCTCGCACGATCTGCGCACCCCGCTGGCGGGGCTGCGGGCGATGGCGGAGGCCCTGGAGGACGGCATGGCCGCCGACCCGGGCCGCTACCACCGGCAGATCCGCACCGAGGTCGAACGGCTCACCGACATGGTCACCGACCTGTTCGAACTCTCCCGCATACACGCGGGCGCGCTCACCCTCAGCCCGAGCCGGCTCTCCGTGTACGACCTGGTCGGCGACGCCCTGAGCGGCGCCGACCCGCTCGCCCGCGAGAGCGGTGTCCGGCTCGTCGGGGAGGCTGTCGAGGCCGTACCGGTGGAGGTGGACGGCAAGGAGATGACCCGCGTCCTCGCGAACCTCCTCGTCAACGCCATCCGCCACACCCCGGCCGACGGCACCGTCGCCGTGGCCGCCGAGCGACGCGCCGACGCCGTCGTGCTGTCCGTCACCGACGGGTGCGGCGGCATCCCCGAAGCGGACCTGCTCCGGGTCTTCGACACCGGCTGGCGCGGCACCGAGGCCCGCACCCCTCCGGCGGGCGCGGGGGACGCGCCCGCGGCGGGGGCGGGGCTCGGCCTCGCCATCGTGCGCGGCATCGTCGAGGCCCACGCGGGCCGCACCGAGGTACGCAACGTCCCCGGCGGCTGCCGCTTCGAGGTGACGCTGCCCGCGGCGGCGGGCTGA
- a CDS encoding molybdopterin-dependent oxidoreductase — MTSSRPSGEPAPERPTTSSRAPGPSPSRSVLPALRPPVFTGRLHDARTATAVGRWLGAAFAVCFATGLVSHYLQHPPAWLADDLPARPVWGYRGSQGLHIATGLAAIVLLLVKLWAVYPRLFVWPPVRSVRHALERLSVAVLVAAAVFELLTGLLNIVEWYPWPFSFIQVHFAVAWVVTGSILLHVAVKAPEIAAHWGRRSAGTLALPAEDAVDRRSLLLGMGAAVGVVTLTTVGQTVTPLKAFDLLAPRHPDHGPQGLPVNRTAAAAGVSAGALAAWRLQVAGPRPYTLTLDGLRAMEHTRARLPIACVEGWAVQADWGGVRVRDLVERAGGVPGRAAVRVTSLEVSGAYRVMEMGAEYVDDPLTLLALTLDGQPLSLDHGFPARIIAPNRPGVLQTKWVHRLEVL, encoded by the coding sequence ATGACCTCCAGCAGGCCCTCCGGCGAGCCCGCCCCCGAGCGCCCCACCACGTCCTCCCGGGCACCGGGACCCTCCCCCTCGCGCTCCGTCCTGCCCGCGCTCCGTCCGCCCGTCTTCACCGGCCGGCTGCACGACGCGCGCACGGCGACGGCTGTCGGCCGGTGGCTCGGGGCGGCCTTCGCGGTCTGCTTCGCCACCGGTCTCGTCAGCCATTACCTCCAGCATCCGCCCGCCTGGCTCGCCGACGACCTGCCCGCCCGGCCGGTGTGGGGGTACCGGGGCAGCCAGGGCCTGCACATCGCCACCGGCCTCGCCGCGATCGTGCTGCTCCTGGTCAAACTGTGGGCGGTCTACCCCCGGTTGTTCGTGTGGCCCCCGGTCCGGTCCGTGCGGCACGCCCTGGAGCGTCTGTCCGTCGCGGTCCTGGTGGCCGCGGCCGTCTTCGAACTGCTGACCGGGCTGCTCAACATCGTCGAGTGGTACCCGTGGCCGTTCTCCTTCATCCAGGTGCACTTCGCCGTCGCCTGGGTCGTGACGGGGTCGATCCTGCTGCACGTCGCCGTCAAGGCGCCCGAGATCGCGGCCCATTGGGGCCGGCGCTCCGCGGGCACGCTCGCGCTGCCGGCCGAGGACGCCGTCGACCGCCGGTCGCTCCTGCTCGGCATGGGTGCCGCCGTCGGGGTGGTCACCCTGACGACGGTGGGGCAGACCGTCACCCCGCTGAAGGCCTTCGACCTGCTCGCGCCCCGCCACCCCGACCACGGGCCCCAGGGGCTGCCGGTCAACCGGACCGCCGCGGCGGCCGGTGTGTCGGCGGGCGCTCTGGCGGCGTGGCGTCTGCAGGTCGCCGGCCCCCGTCCGTACACCCTCACGCTCGACGGGCTGCGGGCGATGGAACACACCCGGGCGCGGCTCCCGATCGCCTGTGTCGAGGGCTGGGCCGTGCAGGCCGACTGGGGCGGGGTACGGGTGCGCGACCTGGTGGAGCGGGCCGGTGGCGTGCCCGGCCGGGCCGCCGTGCGGGTGACCTCGCTCGAAGTCAGCGGCGCCTACCGGGTGATGGAGATGGGCGCGGAGTACGTCGACGATCCGCTCACCCTCCTCGCCCTCACGCTCGACGGGCAGCCGCTCTCCCTCGACCACGGCTTCCCGGCCCGGATCATCGCCCCGAACCGGCCGGGCGTCCTGCAGACCAAGTGGGTCCACCGACTGGAGGTGCTGTGA
- a CDS encoding class I SAM-dependent methyltransferase has protein sequence MTPPTTWRADPYTDALRAGRGPLFLRRDDGWLLPLDVERWCEAPDSADRSVLDRCRGAVLDIGSGPGRLVAALAAEGRRALGIDISPEAVSHTERLGGTALCRSVFEPLPAEGRWDTALLIDGNAGIGGDPAALLRRLRRVVTRTGLVIAECAPVDVDERCEVRVDDGRGGRGGPFPWARVGTRALSAHAARTGWTVVESWTVADRPFLSLAPQRPPGTSF, from the coding sequence GTGACCCCACCGACGACCTGGCGCGCCGACCCGTACACCGACGCGCTGCGGGCCGGGCGCGGTCCGCTCTTCCTGCGCCGGGACGACGGATGGCTCCTGCCCCTCGACGTCGAACGCTGGTGCGAGGCGCCCGACTCCGCCGACCGGTCCGTCCTGGACCGCTGCCGGGGCGCCGTCCTGGACATCGGCTCCGGACCCGGGCGGCTCGTCGCCGCCCTCGCCGCCGAGGGCCGGCGGGCGCTCGGCATCGACATCAGCCCGGAGGCGGTCTCCCACACCGAACGGCTCGGCGGGACGGCCCTGTGCCGCTCGGTCTTCGAGCCCCTGCCCGCCGAAGGCCGCTGGGACACGGCGCTGCTGATCGACGGGAACGCGGGGATCGGCGGCGATCCGGCCGCCCTCCTGCGCAGGCTGCGCCGGGTCGTGACCCGTACCGGCCTCGTCATCGCCGAGTGCGCGCCCGTGGACGTCGACGAGCGCTGCGAGGTACGGGTCGACGACGGGCGCGGAGGCCGGGGAGGGCCGTTCCCCTGGGCCCGGGTGGGCACCCGGGCCCTGTCCGCCCACGCGGCCCGGACCGGCTGGACCGTGGTGGAGAGCTGGACGGTCGCCGACCGCCCCTTCCTGTCGCTCGCCCCTCAGCGGCCGCCGGGCACCTCCTTCTGA
- a CDS encoding SDR family oxidoreductase produces MKITVIGGTGLIGSQAVTLLRKGGHDVVAASLSSGVDLLTGAGLDEALAGAHAVVNVSNSPTFDDASLDFFRTTVGNLLAAGGRAGVRHQVALSIVGVDQVPDLDYYRAKVLQEDLLRDGPTPYSIVRATQFFEFMDAVMSWTATDGEVRLPATPLRPIASADVAAALADVAVGEPLDGTLDVAGPEVLALDEIGRITLAARGDGRPVVVDDRAGMFAAVRGDVLTPGPGARLAPTRYRDWLTASLAG; encoded by the coding sequence ATGAAGATCACCGTCATCGGCGGCACCGGGCTCATCGGCTCCCAGGCCGTCACCCTGCTCCGGAAGGGCGGCCACGACGTGGTCGCCGCCTCCCTCTCCTCGGGGGTCGACCTGCTCACCGGCGCCGGCCTGGACGAGGCGCTCGCCGGCGCCCACGCGGTCGTCAACGTCAGCAACTCCCCGACCTTCGACGACGCGTCGCTCGACTTCTTCCGCACCACCGTCGGCAACCTGCTCGCCGCGGGCGGGCGCGCGGGCGTACGCCACCAGGTCGCGCTGTCGATCGTCGGCGTGGACCAGGTCCCCGACCTGGACTACTACCGCGCCAAGGTGCTCCAGGAGGACCTGCTGCGCGACGGCCCGACCCCGTACTCGATCGTCCGTGCCACCCAGTTCTTCGAGTTCATGGACGCCGTGATGTCCTGGACGGCGACCGACGGCGAGGTCCGCCTGCCGGCCACCCCGCTGCGGCCGATCGCGTCCGCGGACGTGGCCGCCGCCCTCGCCGACGTCGCCGTCGGGGAGCCGCTGGACGGCACGCTCGACGTGGCGGGGCCCGAGGTCCTCGCGCTGGACGAGATCGGCCGGATCACCCTGGCCGCCCGCGGTGACGGCCGTCCCGTCGTCGTCGACGACCGGGCCGGCATGTTCGCCGCCGTCCGCGGGGACGTCCTCACCCCCGGGCCCGGTGCGCGCCTGGCGCCCACCCGTTATCGCGACTGGCTGACCGCCTCCCTGGCCGGCTGA
- a CDS encoding TIGR04282 family arsenosugar biosynthesis glycosyltransferase: MTTLLVIAKQPLPGRVKTRLTPPFSPAEAASLAEAALADTLTAAARIPADRHVLVLDGEPGPWLPPGFVVVPQVRGGLDVRLAAAFAACAGPALLIGMDTPQITPELLAPALRGDGHDAWFGPAADGGFWALGLTAPDPALLLGVPMSRPDTGAVQYARLRAAGLRIGALPVLRDVDTADDARRVAAEAPGTRFARLHTELTAGTGVGAPSAAGPGPGVSA; encoded by the coding sequence GTGACCACACTGCTCGTCATCGCGAAGCAGCCGCTGCCGGGGCGGGTGAAGACCCGGCTCACTCCCCCGTTCTCGCCGGCGGAGGCCGCCTCGCTGGCCGAGGCCGCCCTGGCCGACACGCTCACGGCCGCCGCCCGGATCCCCGCCGACCGGCACGTCCTCGTGCTCGACGGGGAGCCGGGGCCGTGGCTGCCGCCCGGCTTCGTCGTGGTCCCCCAGGTGCGGGGCGGTCTCGACGTACGGCTCGCCGCGGCGTTCGCGGCCTGCGCGGGGCCCGCGCTCCTCATCGGCATGGACACCCCGCAGATCACCCCGGAACTCCTGGCCCCGGCCCTGCGCGGGGACGGCCACGACGCCTGGTTCGGCCCGGCGGCCGACGGCGGCTTCTGGGCCCTCGGCCTGACCGCGCCCGACCCGGCGCTCCTGCTCGGCGTTCCGATGTCGCGCCCCGACACGGGGGCGGTGCAGTACGCGCGACTGCGGGCCGCCGGCCTGCGGATCGGCGCGCTGCCCGTACTCCGCGACGTGGACACGGCGGACGACGCCCGGCGGGTGGCCGCGGAGGCACCCGGGACCCGGTTCGCCCGCCTGCACACGGAGTTGACGGCAGGAACGGGAGTGGGTGCGCCGAGCGCGGCGGGGCCGGGACCGGGGGTGAGCGCGTGA
- a CDS encoding response regulator transcription factor — MNEREVPGEPARILVVDDDPTVAEVVTGYLERAGRVVEHAADGPDALRRAAERWPDLVVLDLMLPGLDGLEVCRRLRATGPVPVIMLTARGDEEDRITGLEVGADDYVIKPFSPRELVLRVESVLRRTRTTAGTASVLRSGDLVVDPATRRATRSGSELALTLREFDLLVYFLTHPRAAHSREELMRRVWGWDFGDLSTVTVHVRRLRAKIEDDPARPRLIETVWGVGYRFEPGPDVVVAS, encoded by the coding sequence ATGAACGAGCGCGAAGTGCCCGGAGAACCCGCCCGGATCCTGGTGGTGGACGACGATCCGACGGTGGCCGAGGTGGTCACCGGCTATCTGGAGCGGGCGGGCCGGGTCGTCGAGCACGCGGCCGACGGACCCGACGCCCTGCGGAGGGCGGCGGAGCGGTGGCCGGACCTGGTCGTGCTCGATCTGATGCTGCCGGGTCTCGACGGCCTGGAGGTCTGCCGGAGGCTGCGTGCCACCGGTCCCGTGCCGGTGATCATGCTGACCGCGCGCGGCGACGAGGAGGACCGGATCACCGGCCTGGAGGTGGGCGCCGACGACTACGTCATCAAGCCGTTCAGCCCGCGCGAGCTGGTGCTGCGCGTCGAGTCGGTGCTGCGCCGGACCCGTACGACCGCGGGGACCGCCTCCGTCCTGCGCTCGGGGGACCTCGTCGTCGATCCGGCGACCCGCAGGGCCACCCGTTCGGGCAGCGAACTCGCCCTCACCCTCAGGGAGTTCGACCTCCTCGTGTACTTCCTCACGCACCCCCGCGCGGCACACTCCCGGGAGGAGCTGATGCGCCGGGTGTGGGGCTGGGACTTCGGCGACCTGTCCACCGTGACCGTCCACGTCCGGCGGCTGCGCGCCAAGATCGAGGACGACCCGGCCCGGCCCCGGCTCATCGAGACGGTGTGGGGCGTCGGCTACCGCTTCGAGCCCGGCCCCGACGTGGTGGTGGCCTCGTGA
- a CDS encoding glycoside hydrolase family 64 protein — MSAHRRRRHSRAALVTLAAAASIGTVVTVAGPSGTVQAAVPATIPLTFTNNSGRGDQVYVYNLGTELSTGRQGWADANGTFHPWPAGGSVPVPAPDAAIAGPANGGSMTIRLPKFSGRIYFSYGQKLVFKVATGGLVQPAVQNPSDPNRNILFNWSEYTLNDAGLWINSTQVDMVSAPYAVGVKRPDGTVANTGHLKPGGYRGFYDALRGQPGGWANLIQTRADGTVLRALAPGHGIEAGALPAGVMNDYINRVWSKYASSTLTVTPFANQPSVKYFGRVSGNVMNFTNSSGAVVTSFQKPDSDSVFGCYKHLDAPNDQVRGPISRTLCAGYNRSTLLTNPNQPDTSSADFYKDAVTNHYSRKIHAQMADGKAYGFAFDDVGAHEALVHDGNPQQAYVTLDPFN, encoded by the coding sequence GTGTCCGCACACCGCAGGCGCAGGCACAGCCGCGCCGCACTCGTCACCCTGGCCGCCGCCGCGTCGATCGGCACCGTCGTCACCGTCGCCGGCCCGTCCGGCACCGTCCAGGCCGCCGTCCCCGCGACCATCCCGCTCACCTTCACGAACAACTCCGGCCGCGGCGACCAGGTCTACGTCTACAACCTCGGGACCGAGCTCTCGACCGGCCGCCAGGGCTGGGCCGACGCCAACGGCACCTTCCACCCCTGGCCCGCCGGCGGCTCCGTCCCCGTTCCCGCGCCGGACGCCGCCATCGCCGGCCCCGCCAACGGCGGATCGATGACGATCCGGCTGCCGAAGTTCTCCGGCCGGATCTACTTCAGCTACGGACAGAAGCTGGTGTTCAAGGTGGCCACGGGCGGGCTCGTACAGCCCGCGGTCCAGAACCCGAGCGACCCCAACAGGAACATCCTGTTCAACTGGTCCGAGTACACGCTCAACGACGCGGGCCTCTGGATCAACAGCACTCAGGTCGACATGGTCTCGGCACCCTACGCCGTCGGCGTGAAGCGCCCCGACGGCACGGTCGCGAACACGGGCCACCTCAAGCCCGGCGGCTACCGGGGCTTCTACGACGCCCTGCGCGGCCAGCCCGGCGGCTGGGCCAACCTCATCCAGACCCGCGCCGACGGCACCGTGCTGCGCGCCCTGGCCCCGGGCCACGGCATCGAGGCCGGCGCACTGCCCGCGGGGGTGATGAACGACTACATCAACCGCGTGTGGAGCAAGTACGCCTCGTCGACCCTGACCGTGACGCCGTTCGCGAACCAGCCCTCGGTGAAGTACTTCGGCCGGGTCTCCGGCAACGTCATGAACTTCACCAACTCCTCGGGCGCCGTGGTGACGTCCTTCCAGAAGCCCGACTCCGACAGCGTCTTCGGCTGCTACAAGCACCTCGACGCCCCCAACGACCAGGTGCGCGGGCCCATCTCCCGTACGCTCTGCGCGGGTTACAACCGCTCCACCCTGCTGACGAACCCCAACCAGCCGGACACCTCGTCGGCCGACTTCTACAAGGACGCGGTGACCAACCACTACTCCCGCAAGATCCACGCCCAGATGGCCGACGGCAAGGCGTACGGCTTCGCCTTCGACGACGTCGGCGCGCACGAGGCCCTGGTGCACGACGGCAACCCGCAGCAGGCGTACGTGACGCTGGACCCGTTCAACTAG
- a CDS encoding class I SAM-dependent methyltransferase: MTAAARGGAPGEGRYGEAVFPPGRAGEGERIDYGALAYDDITMARFRALGVGPGWRCLDVGAGTGTVSRRLLDEAGVTGVLAVDRDVRFLVERPVTGLDVIEADVTDPDFDPGRFRLVHARFVLMHLPEHDRVIRRLAELVEPGGVLVLSDAVDLTSERAPGTPYSTVMRAMWQALRETIGTDVTWVPSYPRLLRGAGLMPVAAEIHVPPLLAGSPISRFWADTWERSREPMRATGLVDDEAVDAAIRYLASDECAALSAGMLTAWGRKPGESR, from the coding sequence GTGACCGCCGCCGCGCGCGGGGGCGCGCCGGGCGAAGGCCGTTACGGTGAGGCCGTGTTCCCTCCCGGACGGGCGGGCGAGGGTGAGCGCATCGACTACGGTGCTCTGGCCTACGACGACATCACCATGGCGCGTTTCCGGGCGCTCGGGGTCGGTCCGGGGTGGCGGTGCCTCGATGTGGGAGCCGGGACGGGCACCGTGTCCCGTCGGCTGCTCGACGAGGCCGGGGTGACGGGCGTGCTCGCCGTGGACCGCGACGTACGGTTCCTCGTCGAGCGCCCTGTGACCGGCCTCGACGTCATCGAGGCCGACGTCACCGATCCGGACTTCGACCCCGGGCGGTTCCGGCTCGTCCACGCGCGCTTCGTCCTGATGCACCTCCCCGAGCACGACCGCGTGATCCGCAGACTCGCCGAACTCGTCGAACCCGGAGGCGTGTTGGTGCTCAGCGACGCGGTGGACCTCACGAGCGAGCGGGCGCCCGGCACTCCGTACAGCACGGTGATGCGGGCGATGTGGCAGGCCCTGAGGGAGACCATCGGTACGGACGTCACCTGGGTGCCGTCGTATCCGCGGCTGCTCCGCGGCGCGGGCCTCATGCCCGTCGCCGCCGAGATCCATGTGCCGCCCCTGCTGGCGGGAAGCCCGATCAGCCGCTTCTGGGCGGACACCTGGGAGCGGAGCAGGGAACCGATGCGGGCGACGGGCCTGGTCGACGACGAGGCCGTCGACGCGGCGATCCGGTACCTCGCCTCCGACGAATGCGCCGCGCTGTCGGCGGGCATGCTCACGGCCTGGGGCCGGAAGCCGGGGGAGAGCCGGTAG
- a CDS encoding DUF4230 domain-containing protein — MGNDTDSIPTEAAQRRGRGSRRWPTVATALLAVALAMTLILVLLGRLFQLPGLSDLFGTETKDRSGPAVLKSIQDMNRHEGALGTYQVVVDLEKDARFLPDAIRGTRTLYVAGGSVSAYVDFAGLGPGAVTVDEDRTTATLRLPHARLGEPALDPERSYAVSKQRGLLDRLGDLFSDNPASERAVQSLAARHIGEAARESDLTTRAERNTTGMLQGLLHALGFDRVSVVFG; from the coding sequence ATGGGAAACGACACGGACAGCATTCCCACCGAAGCGGCACAGCGGCGTGGACGCGGGTCCCGCCGGTGGCCCACCGTCGCCACCGCCCTCCTGGCGGTGGCCCTGGCGATGACCTTGATCCTGGTCCTGCTCGGTCGCCTCTTCCAGCTGCCGGGCCTCTCGGATCTGTTCGGGACCGAGACCAAGGACCGCTCCGGCCCGGCGGTCCTGAAGTCCATCCAGGACATGAACCGCCACGAAGGCGCCCTCGGCACCTATCAGGTCGTCGTGGACCTCGAGAAGGACGCCCGGTTCCTGCCGGACGCCATCCGGGGCACCCGCACGCTGTACGTGGCCGGCGGCAGCGTCAGCGCGTACGTCGACTTCGCGGGCCTGGGCCCCGGTGCCGTCACCGTCGACGAGGACCGCACCACCGCGACGCTCCGCCTGCCGCACGCGCGGCTCGGCGAACCCGCTCTCGACCCCGAGCGGTCCTACGCGGTGTCCAAGCAGCGCGGCCTGCTCGACCGGCTGGGCGACCTGTTCTCCGACAACCCCGCGAGCGAGCGCGCCGTCCAGTCCCTCGCCGCCCGGCACATCGGTGAGGCCGCCCGGGAGAGCGACCTCACGACCCGGGCCGAACGCAACACCACCGGCATGCTCCAGGGGCTGCTCCACGCCCTCGGCTTCGACCGCGTGTCCGTCGTCTTCGGCTGA
- a CDS encoding glycosyltransferase family 2 protein, translating to MTPKTADRVTPQTVDVVLPCLDEAEALPWVLARIPAGWRPIVVDNGSTDGSAALAAELGATVVHEPRRGFGAACHTGLLRAEAEFVCFCDCDASLDPGLLPGLVGAVADGSADLLLGRRRPTGRGAWPPHARAGNLALSWLLRRRTGLRLHDLGPLRAARREALLGLGLTDRRSGYPLQMVVRAADAGWRVREVDVPYLPRAGRSKVTGTWRGTYQAVHDMRRVLDEPAGARGGRP from the coding sequence GTGACACCCAAGACCGCGGATCGCGTGACACCCCAGACCGTCGATGTCGTCCTCCCCTGCCTCGACGAGGCCGAGGCCCTGCCCTGGGTCCTGGCCCGGATCCCCGCCGGATGGCGCCCGATCGTCGTCGACAACGGCTCCACCGACGGGTCGGCCGCACTCGCGGCCGAGCTCGGCGCCACCGTCGTGCACGAGCCGCGACGCGGCTTCGGCGCCGCCTGCCACACCGGGCTGCTCCGGGCCGAGGCCGAGTTCGTCTGCTTCTGCGACTGCGACGCCTCCCTCGACCCCGGTCTGCTTCCCGGGCTCGTCGGCGCCGTGGCCGACGGCTCGGCGGACCTGCTGCTCGGCCGCCGCCGCCCCACCGGCCGCGGCGCCTGGCCACCGCACGCCCGGGCCGGGAACCTCGCCCTGTCGTGGCTGCTGCGCCGCCGCACCGGACTCCGGCTGCACGACCTCGGGCCGCTGCGGGCCGCCCGCCGCGAGGCGCTCCTCGGCCTCGGACTCACCGACCGGCGCAGCGGCTATCCGCTCCAGATGGTGGTGCGGGCCGCCGACGCGGGCTGGCGCGTACGGGAGGTCGACGTGCCGTATCTGCCGCGGGCGGGCCGGTCCAAGGTCACCGGCACCTGGCGGGGCACGTACCAGGCCGTGCACGACATGCGGCGCGTGCTGGACGAGCCGGCGGGGGCCCGGGGCGGCCGACCGTGA